In Drosophila subpulchrella strain 33 F10 #4 breed RU33 chromosome 3R, RU_Dsub_v1.1 Primary Assembly, whole genome shotgun sequence, the following are encoded in one genomic region:
- the LOC119545686 gene encoding lysine-specific demethylase 3A — MSQKELAALVATRTSRKRTVPSSTSPLTTRSEPRSIIEIHISNDAASTKRACREVEKPSARAEQPLSQEEESQGQVPPLTEEEQQRHNEFRTNGSIFLQDLPCFKLQQTQPPAGSSPIPKCRECRRRNLATKEGETSAVSDVYCRFYEFRRLQFNEKGDLGVVGFPNPYSEPSPEDIAIWQPDKNTAPTSGYMDIQVCRYILLHAGDQFCYLWRQEAEALRLHQNPDGTIAWKKAVKGTREICDVCDTTLFNYHWTCSKCGFGVCLDCFKDRKEGQRLRRAENAAQKGCDEYHWLLCTDPSGPQEHALTELMLTQIIAGDALNVLGRLLHEVRSLWQVPQVCGCLLSKQAVEDAQLNELIQDMIKESQLKQHTSFSSLASEQKVHQQQRLDQLHAKKLEFARERGIDYVPGRVWTKETLGKDPITTAFDNFKHINFLRKGLAGLRRFLPPRAMTLAHSTQLAPGVPHEWLCDGKLLRLTDAMHPDNRVLYQEVWKCGQPVMISEVARSLNLDLWHPQAFCRDFGDKPNDLINCLNGNLVPNQPMRHFWEGFQCMNKRLLDAHGKPMLLKLKDWPPGDDFAEILPTRFADLMKGLPMPEYTLRTGNLNIASCLPKMFVPPDLGPKMYNAYGSALHPDKGTTNLHLDISDAVNIMVYVGIPEDGDTKPQLAATQKAIALGGCDYITRARCQSPDVLPGALWHIFPARDADKIRDLLNRVTLEKGFRLEPDHDPIHDQNWYLDDKLRARLFKEYGVEGHPIVQCLGDAVFIPAGAPHQVQNLHNCIKVAEDFVSPENITHCYHLTHEFRRLSHSHTNHEDKLQIKNIIYHAIKDCCTILTRALDERIDAEMEKLKAE, encoded by the coding sequence ATGTCGCAAAAAGAATTGGCGGCACTTGTCGCCACAAGAACGAGCCGCAAGCGCACCGTGCCCTCTTCCACATCCCCATTGACCACTCGCTCGGAACCGAGATCTATTATCGAGATACATATATCCAATGACGCAGCGTCCACAAAGAGAGCTTGCCGGGAAGTTGAGAAACCGTCGGCAAGGGCGGAACAGCCACTATCGCAGGAAGAAGAGAGCCAGGGTCAAGTGCCACCGCTGACCGAGGAAGAGCAGCAGCGGCACAATGAGTTCCGGACCAATGGTTCGATATTTCTGCAAGATTTGCCCTGCTTCAAGCTGCAGCAGACCCAGCCACCAGCAGGTTCCTCGCCGATTCCCAAGTGTCGAGAGTGCCGAAGACGAAACCTGGCCACGAAGGAGGGTGAAACCAGCGCAGTAAGCGATGTCTACTGTCGGTTTTATGAGTTTCGACGCCTCCAGTTCAACGAGAAGGGCGACTTGGGCGTGGTTGGATTCCCCAATCCGTACAGCGAACCCTCACCGGAGGATATTGCCATTTGGCAACCAGATAAAAATACTGCCCCGACCAGCGGTTATATGGACATACAGGTCTGCAGGTACATTCTGCTCCATGCTGGCGACCAGTTTTGCTATTTGTGGCGCCAGGAGGCGGAGGCTTTACGCTTGCATCAAAATCCGGACGGCACCATTGCTTGGAAAAAGGCCGTGAAGGGCACTCGAGAGATTTGTGACGTGTGTGACACCACGCTGTTCAACTACCACTGGACCTGTAGCAAGTGTGGCTTTGGAGTGTGCCTCGACTGCTTCAAGGATCGCAAGGAGGGACAGCGACTGCGTCGTGCAGAGAACGCAGCCCAAAAGGGATGCGACGAGTACCACTGGCTGCTCTGCACCGATCCCAGTGGCCCCCAGGAGCACGCCCTCACCGAGCTAATGCTGACCCAGATCATAGCGGGCGATGCCCTTAACGTGTTAGGAAGACTTCTGCACGAGGTGCGATCCTTGTGGCAGGTGCCACAGGTGTGCGGCTGTCTGTTGAGCAAGCAGGCGGTGGAGGACGCTCAGCTAAACGAGCTGATTCAGGATATGATTAAGGAGTCCCAGTTGAAGCAACACACAAGCTTCTCGTCGTTGGCTTCTGAACAGAAGGTACACCAACAGCAGCGCCTCGATCAGCTGCACGCCAAGAAGCTGGAGTTCGCTAGGGAGCGGGGCATAGATTATGTGCCAGGAAGAGTTTGGACCAAGGAGACGCTGGGAAAGGACCCCATTACAACGGCCTTTGATAATTTCAAGCACATAAATTTTCTGAGGAAGGGACTGGCCGGCTTGAGGAGGTTCCTTCCACCCAGGGCCATGACTTTGGCCCACTCAACTCAGTTGGCACCGGGAGTTCCTCACGAGTGGCTCTGCGATGGCAAGCTGCTGCGCCTCACCGACGCCATGCATCCGGATAACCGAGTCCTTTACCAGGAGGTTTGGAAGTGCGGTCAGCCCGTAATGATTTCGGAGGTGGCTCGCTCTTTGAACTTGGACCTATGGCATCCGCAGGCCTTTTGCCGCGACTTTGGCGACAAGCCCAATGATCTTATTAATTGTTTGAATGGAAATCTGGTGCCCAATCAGCCGATGCGACATTTTTGGGAAGGATTTCAATGTATGAACAAGCGTCTACTGGATGCTCATGGCAAGCCCATGCTATTGAAGCTAAAAGATTGGCCGCCGGGTGATGATTTTGCCGAAATACTGCCCACCAGATTTGCTGATTTGATGAAGGGACTGCCCATGCCGGAGTACACTTTGCGTACGGGCAACCTAAACATTGCCAGCTGTCTGCCCAAGATGTTTGTTCCACCGGATTTGGGACCCAAGATGTATAATGCCTACGGGTCGGCCTTACACCCGGACAAGGGGACAACCAATCTTCACTTGGACATCTCCGATGCAGTCAACATAATGGTTTATGTGGGAATCCCCGAGGATGGAGACACTAAGCCGCAGCTGGCGGCTACGCAGAAAGCCATAGCTCTTGGCGGATGCGATTACATAACCAGAGCTCGTTGCCAATCGCCGGATGTGTTACCCGGCGCGCTGTGGCACATCTTTCCGGCTCGCGATGCCGATAAAATAAGGGATTTACTTAACCGCGTGACTTTGGAGAAGGGCTTCCGATTGGAGCCCGATCACGATCCAATTCACGACCAGAATTGGTATTTGGACGATAAGTTGCGCGCCCGATTGTTCAAGGAATATGGCGTTGAGGGGCATCCCATTGTCCAGTGCTTGGGGGACGCGGTATTTATACCGGCAGGAGCTCCTCATCAGGTTCAGAATCTCCACAACTGCATTAAGGTTGCCGAAGATTTTGTCTCGCCGGAGAACATTACCCACTGCTACCATCTCACTCACGAGTTTAGAAGACTTTCGCACTCCCATACAAATCACGAGGACAAGCTTCAGATCAAGAATATTATCTACCACGCCATCAAGGATTGCTGCACCATCCTCACCAGAGCTCTGGACGAGCGAATCGATGCGGAAATGGAAAAGCTTAAAGCCGAATAG